In Brassica napus cultivar Da-Ae chromosome A3, Da-Ae, whole genome shotgun sequence, the sequence TCTAAGCCAATAAACTATAAAGGAACTAACTTTCTCTAAGGAACTAATTGAATTCAACAAAATCTAAGCCAATAAAGAAGGGGGGGGATCTAAGATTCAATACCTTCTCAGGATCACCACCCTTGTCGGGATGGTTTTTGATGGCGGCTTTCTTGTAAGCCTTCTTGAGATCTTCTGGCGAAGCGGTCTTGGGAACGCCAAGGATCTCGTAGAACTTGGTGTTGTCGCTCTTACTCGAAGGTCCTCTTCTGAACATCTTTTCTCCCTCCTTGTTAAGAAAACCCTAGTAGGTAGAGAAGGCAAATCGCGAGGCTTTTAGCGGTggagaggagaaggagaaggagacggAGTTTGTTTGAAGAAGGCTAATTGGGTTTGCTTACGTTCGAGGTCTTAGAGGTGAAGCTGAgcactttttatatatttctttttttttttcctttttactttagggatttattttgtttttattcaattcttctcttattggaaaaatgataaatctataaagagataaatggaaatttagctaagaaatcaaagaaaatagattagtttgaaaaataaagcaacaatttaatgtatttttattttaataaatgcaTGGAAAGATATTAAGATCTCCTttctataatttcaaaataatttattattttttattatcagtcacaaatccaaatataattaatatacattaatttatatttgaaaatatatgtttaaaatgttatcaaCATAATTTAGCACAAGAAAAGTATAAGTTTTATAGGTGcttaaaatttagaataaatttaaatggtaatttttaaaaatatatatataaaagcataatttactttttttatttaaaaaaatctgtaaCAATAATTATGATTTAATGATTATGATTTACCACCTCCAACTACAAAATTTAGGTGTAATCTATAAACCGCCAAAAATCTATTTAGTAGATAttgtaaatcattttaaaaagttCAAGTTGTGTTTCACTAAAAGTAagcatatttataattttatcttgAGTGTCTACTAACATAGTTTTGAAAATGCTAATAACAACAGCTAGCATTCCTGTGGTATATTTGCTTCTGTACAACATGAGAGTCTGAAATTAGACTTTTAGCAACTATCTAATATTTATTAAGATATTCCAAGAACACTATAATATAAGAGTTTTAACTACGGGCGAGAATATAAAATTTGCTAtgcaatttatataaataaaattaaaagctAACCTTATATATTACTAGGCTAACAAGTTAATTAAAACATCTCAGCAGAAaacatcttttttttgtcaactagaTAATGAGAAAACATCTTAAGAAGCAAAAGTCAGGGTTTTCCACTATTTGGTATAAGCTCTGGActtgtgtaaaaaaaaaaggtatagcTCTGGACATGGAGGCACAGTCACTTTTAAGAGccctaaaacaaacaaacaacttGGGTCctttaaaacaattttatagAAGAAAACTGGAACTTTTTAGCCTTTTTAAGTATGAACCatttttaaaacgattttaaatgtgttcactttaataaaacatatatttaaattgtgcttatttagaaaagaaaagtttAATGGGCCTTTCTTGTACTAAAGATAACTGTTGCAACTCTGCCCAGTACTCTTGGATCGGGTCTTGGAAATGCCCACGGCTCATTCGGTGAGTACGTGTTTTTGtacttgtaaaaaaaaacatcccaGCAAATAATGCAGACCAGTTACAAGATCAGTTGGACCTACCGCAATTAGATACAACATTCAAtatctaattttattatttaaatcaaTTTCACTTTATTCAAAACAAATAGAAGAACATAGTATTCCGACAtctgttccaaaaaaaaaaggattccgacatcatcatcatcggaCGAAGCCATCGCCGTTTATCAACGACGGAAATACAGCTTGACGCCGTTAACTTATCTCTCGAACTAATAAACAATCACTTGACGACGTAAGGGGTTACGCTTGTCGCCTGTCGGTTCGTAATTGACACAAATACCCCTCCGtctcataaaattaaaaaactaattttttcgCGTCAATTACAACGCAACAAAGGAAGAACAACaaatccctctctctctctctcaatctcaatcgtctacattatcatcatcaccaccaccacttaCTGTGAGAGATCCTCTCGATTCATAGTTTCTCACTATTGAAATCTGAAGACATCTCTGTAAATCCATTCAATCTGCTTCTTTTCCCCCAAAAGtctggagaaaaaaaaagtctctttctgggcttcttcatcgtcttcCTTCCCACTGCGATTTCGTTCTGAAAGGAGGAAGGAATCGCGATCTCGATTGAAGGGTCTGTAGTGATTGAGGTTTGAAGTATCATCATTGCAGAAAGAGATCATCTTTCGTTTTTCGTCAAGCTCAATCAATGGAGGATTGATTAGATTTCTAGGGTTTCAGATTGGAACAATGTACTCGAAGCAGTTCATCctctccttctccttcctccTCTCCCTCccaatcatcttcttcatcttcatcgcCCCACATGTCTTCCCCTCCCCACCCACCGAGCCCCTCATCCCAATCTCCGACGAGATCTCCGACCAAACCCTCTTCTCCTCCGCCGCCGCCTCCACCTCCCTCTCCCACCTCTCCTCCGGCTACCCTAACCCCAAGCTCAAGATCGCCTTCCTCTTCCTCACCAACTCCGACCTCCACTTCGCCCCGATCTGGGACCGATTCTTCTCCTCCCACCCCAGATCCCTCTACAACGTCTACGTCCACGCTGACCCCTTCGTCAACATCACACGCCCCCAAAAAGGCTCCGTCTTTGCAAACGCATTCATCGCAAACGCGAAACGCACCGCGCGCGCCTCGCCGACGCTCATCTCCGCGACGCGCCGCCTCCTCGCAACGGCCTTCCTCGACGACCCCGCCAACACCTACTTCGCAGTCCTCTCTCAGTACTGCGTCCCTCTGCATTCCTTCAGCTACGTTTACACCTCCCTCTTCGAATCCGCGACGTTCGATAAGTCGGACCCGGATCCGAGTCCGAGGGGGGTCCGGGTGTTGTTTCGGACCTTCATCGAGCTCATCTCCGACGAGCCGAGGCTATGGAAACGGTACAACGCTCGGGGGAGGTACGCTATGTTGCCTGAGGTTCCGTTTGAGAAGTTCAGAGTTGGTTCGCAGTTCTTTGTCATGACGAGGAGACATGCGTTGTTGACTATCAAAGATCGGGTCTTGTGGAGGAAGTTTAAGCTTCCTTGTTATCGTTCGGATGCTTGTTACCCCGAGGAGCATTATTTTCCGACGCTGTTGAATATGAAGGATCCGGATGGGTGTACTGGGTATACCTTGACTCAGGTTAACTGGACTGGGACTGTGAAAGGGCATCCTTATACTTATAGACCCAAGGAAGTGGTGCCTGAGTTGATTAAGAGACTCAGGAGGTCGAGCCACTCTAGCTCTTACCTTTTTGCACGCAAGTTTACGCCTGATTGCTTGAAGCCGTTACTGGCCATTGCGGACTCGGTGATTTTCAGAGATTAAGTTTTTGCCGGTAAGTGTTTCTCAAAGCCTTCCCCCTTTTGGATTCCTATGTTTCTGGAGGGCATTGTGATAGGACTGTGTGGCTTGGTTTATGAACTTAATTGTAGATTGATTGATAATTGTAATGTTAAGGCTTGGTTAGAAACATGGTTACAAGCTGAACTCTAGCTGTGGTAATAAGATTAGATCATGAGACAGAAGAATCATTTTGGATTATACAAATCTGACTTGAAAAGGATAATGTGCTCTTATCAGCTGCATTGCTTTGTTTTATAGATTTCCTGAAAAGTGAGGATACAATTTATTAGTTTAGATCAATCAAGCCGCCCTGATATAATAAACCATCTATAAATCTATAGTGTCTCTACCATCAATAGTCTGATTATATGCAAAGCTTTGTTATGGTTGTTATCAATCATTACACTCGGATTCCTCGGTGATTATCTAAAGAAAAGCATGTATCCTTAGTTAAGGCTTATTTCTACATCGGCATGACTATGCTCCCTATTCATTAATCAGGAGAAGCAATTTGGTTTTCTGCCATGAAATGTGCTTCCTGATCGTATCAGTTTCTTTgctctattattttttttgttttaagaagTCATGTGGAATTGCATTGAGTTGGTGTTCTCTTAGTTTTGTCTTTAACGAACGTCAAAAAGTATGAACAAGTACTCAATGCTATTCTGCTTCTGCTGCGTATGTCTTTTCAGGAAAAAGTTTTGGTGCTTTCTCGCCTGCAAGCAAGTGGCATGAGAAAATTAGAGTAAAATTTTGGACCGGATGAGTATTACGCAGGTGGGTTGTAGAGCAGAAATCACATTCAGGAGTAAGAAGAGGCAAGGGGAAACAATCCTTGGGAGGcttgaaacaaaataaaccaGTTTCAGTGGTACTTCAAGCGCACCCTTGTGAGTTGTTgtcacattatatatatatcacacgAAAACTAAGATTAAGCCGCTTTGAGATTATCCAAGttgtaatttttataaattttttggtTCTTTTGGATCTGGTGCTGTACATAAGCAGAGATTTTTTTTACCCCCAA encodes:
- the LOC106434770 gene encoding glycosyltransferase BC10 — encoded protein: MYSKQFILSFSFLLSLPIIFFIFIAPHVFPSPPTEPLIPISDEISDQTLFSSAAASTSLSHLSSGYPNPKLKIAFLFLTNSDLHFAPIWDRFFSSHPRSLYNVYVHADPFVNITRPQKGSVFANAFIANAKRTARASPTLISATRRLLATAFLDDPANTYFAVLSQYCVPLHSFSYVYTSLFESATFDKSDPDPSPRGVRVLFRTFIELISDEPRLWKRYNARGRYAMLPEVPFEKFRVGSQFFVMTRRHALLTIKDRVLWRKFKLPCYRSDACYPEEHYFPTLLNMKDPDGCTGYTLTQVNWTGTVKGHPYTYRPKEVVPELIKRLRRSSHSSSYLFARKFTPDCLKPLLAIADSVIFRD